Proteins encoded by one window of Anopheles maculipalpis chromosome 2RL, idAnoMacuDA_375_x, whole genome shotgun sequence:
- the LOC126559667 gene encoding ubiquitin carboxyl-terminal hydrolase 20, which produces MKCAHLHNIVQLSLVELCKLKKDESCTDCETNGPNLWICLQKNCLHIGCSEQYKDHSTIHFQSNRTHCIHMNLSSQRVWCYLCESELFITKQQPHPHQQQQQQQQHYHHYHHHRRTSVVSNDSSETSRYSSVNNDKLIVHEDKLVSGAIATGNAAGYGSGGGGTTTGDSCDSSGEEDDFERHGKWNGLVGLQNLANTCYMNAALQALSNSPPLTGYFLDCGAILETDLLGGSNPSVAKPGLAKHYHKLIREMWCKNRRYVVPSGILCGIRIVHPMFRGYQQHDTQEFLRCFMDQLHEELKEVTAPPPPDVVLSRGPTDEFDDHSDGRPSPCSSPSPSQSEGEYETCDSGVSERSSLSDDQLSPTKLSGSKRFRKLSSRSPSPPGSGLGEVPGSVNQRMVPAAVRTPRSSFVRHQSPVGSDNRSNASTVSAASVVIGTSGSPGGGGGSGDPSDGGSTKEKLPQRSIISDIFDGKLLSSVQCLTCDRVSTREETFQDLSLPIPGKDHLAVLHQTHPGMGSSGSGSSVSSNAGGGGVGSGASGAGSGSGSGGSSSGGITCSDAVYPVNGDSWLWWFWNSPFWSWVRSWFWGPAVTLHDCMAAFFSADELKGDNMYSCERCNKLRNGVKYSRVLALPEMLCVHLKRFRHDLSYSSKISSPVLFPLYGLDMRPYLHKDCRSEVTMYDLCAVICHHGTVGGGHYTSFAKHEPTGKWFEFDDQLVTQVTPEHVQSCEAYVLFYRKNNAKMATVRAQASNLLTMQEHASDIRFYVSRNWLHRFNTFAEPGPIDNWTLLCPHGAFPPNKASHFSKLVVPFPQALWDFLYKKFGGGPVCNHIFPCHICKKAAETLSRRQHYELETFTAYNDDFMVAMMVEVNDKPTTIYAISMAWFRQWQLFARGLTNEDPGPIQNKSIAIQGDTSVPLRSVRPFSDYAQINANLWHFFHGIYGGGPEIVLQGNPVPPPVTQQQPPAAQQEEQAKQQQQQPKEQVSESMDVSEEGYSASEIVARSTTVAKQTDQDSAIEVTISESLPPPQPQQHTDAASASAIAGTSSARPQKSVSFEDTDAYYDEDTSNDELAGENSHSSTKQQSFAHGFKRKTHTKTGTGSSRRHESGGKSSEASESSLPTGFKRKQQHSASVKHSADVIPAPMMNGDCVGVNTATAAVSAAVRGVEHLEIGTKKDRRHRASFMKANGFFGPEGKYQSSSNDYNNGAEDAIVIDTNSTLPRIESLSFHSISGSTAAGVNGAGRSISNSFSVPTFSGQSTLASNVSKMSVDELTSLLSISQPTTDPTDRTNSSSSTNRHGEAAELHEDDNDSKTGSSSLPSSTTSAKMASRKGHHRHAANAGSNGSDALAGSMTEKIAGGMSLGRRKLKIKYMKKLAGRKSGNSGGGRGRNGTLNDGVDGADDGGGSAMVTMNGVSEHVVGGGEGEGVK; this is translated from the exons ATGAAATGCGCTCACCTGCACAACATCGTGCAGCTCTCGCTGGTGGAGTTGTGCAAGCTGAAAAAG gaTGAATCGTGTACGGATTGCGAAACCAATGGACCAAACCTGTGGATATGCCTGCAAAAGAACTGTCTCCATATTGGATGCTCGGAACAGTACAAGGATCACAGCACCATTCACTTCCAATCGAACCGCACACACTGTATCCATATGAACCTTTCCTCCCAACGGGTCTGGTGTTATCTATGTGAGTCCGAACTGTTCATTACCAAGCAGCAACCTCACcctcaccagcagcagcaacagcaacaacaacactatCACCACTATCACCACCATCGACGAACGTCGGTTGTGAGCAACGATTCGAGCGAAACGAGTCGCTACTCGTCCGTTAACAATGACAAGTTGATCGTACACGAGGACAAGCTAGTGTCGGGTGCCATAGCGACTGGAAATGCTGCTGGCTACGGTAGTGGTGGGGGTGGCACAACGACTGGTGATTCCTGTGATAGTAGCGGCGAGGAGGATGACTTCGAACGGCATGGCAAATGGAACGGGTTGGTCGGATTACAAAATCTTGCCAACACGTGCTACATGAATGCGGCCCTGCAAGCACTCAGCAATAGTCCCCCACTGACCGGATACTTCTTGGACTGTGGTGCTATTCTGGAGACGGATCTGCTCGGCGGTTCAAACCCGTCCGTCGCAAAGCCTGGCCTGGCAAAGCACTATCACAAACTAATCCGTGAGATGTGGTGTAAAAATCGCCGTTACGTCGTACCCAGTGGCATTCTGTGTGGAATCCGTATTGTGCATCCAATGTTCCGTGGATATCAGCAGCACGATACGCAAGAATTTTTACGCTGCTTTATGGATCAATTGCACGAAGAGCTGAAGGAAGTGACGGCTCCTCCTCCACCGGATGTGGTACTATCGCGCGGGCCAACTGATGAGTTTGATGACCATTCCGACGGCCGGCCTTCACCCTGCTCCTCACCCTCCCCGTCACAATCCGAGGGAGAATATGAAACGTGTGACAGTGGTGTATCGGAACGTTCGAGCCTTTCGGACGACCAGCTATCGCCGACCAAGCTATCCGGTAGTAAACGATTCCGCAAACTTTCATCTCGTTCGCCAAGCCCACCCGGATCCGGGCTCGGTGAGGTACCGGGCTCGGTAAACCAAAGAATGGTCCCGGCAGCTGTTCGAACCCCTCGGTCCAGCTTTGTCCGGCATCAATCGCCCGTTGGAAGCGACAATCGTTCAAATGCAAGCACCGTTTCCGCGGCAAGTGTAGTTATCGGTACATCCGGGAGCCCGGGTGGCGGAGGTGGAAGCGGTGACCCGTCGGATGGTGGCAGCACAAAGGAAAAATTGCCGCAACGGTCGATCATTAGCGATATATTCGATGGAAAGCTACTTTCATCGGTGCAATGTCTTACGTGCGATCGTGTATCGACACGGGAGGAAACATTCCAAGATCTTTCGTTGCCAATACCGGGGAAAGATCATCTGGCGGTGCTGCACCAAACACACCCAGGCATGGGCTCGTCGGGTTCGGGTTCGAGCGTTTCGTCCAATGCGGGTGGTGGCGGTGTTGGTAGTGGTGCAAGCGGTGCAGGATCCGGATCTGGAAGTGGTGGAAGTTCGAGCGGCGGCATTACCTGCTCGGATGCTGTTTACCCGGTGAACGGTGACAGTTGGCTGTGGTGGTTCTGGAACTCACCGTTCTGGAGTTGGGTACGGTCGTGGTTTTGGGGACCGGCCGTTACGCTGCACGACTGTATGGCGGCATTTTTTAGTGCGGACGAGTTGAAGGGTGACAATATGTACAGCTGCGAAAGGTGCAACAAACTGCGCAACGGTGTAAAGTATTCGCGTGTGCTGGCGCTGCCGGAGATGCTTTGCGTGCATTTGAAGCGTTTCCGACACGACCTGTCGTACAGTTCGAAAATTTCTAGCCCGGTCCTCTTTCCGCTGTACGGGCTCGATATGAGACCGTATCTGCATAAGGATTGTAGATCAGAGGTGACCATGTACGATCTGTGTGCGGTTATCTGTCACCATGGAACGGTTGGAGGAGGACACTATACAAGCTTCGCGAAGCATGAACCAACCGGCAAATGGTTCGAGTTTGACGATCAGCTTGTGACGCAAGTTACGCCGGAACATGTGCAAAGCTGCGAAGCGTACGTGCTGTTCTATCGGAAGAATAACGCGAAGATGGCTACGGTACGGGCACAGGCGAGCAATTTGCTGACGATGCAGGAACATGCGTCCGACATTCGATTTTACGTGTCGCGCAACTGGCTTCATCG aTTCAATACATTCGCCGAACCGGGGCCGATCGATAACTGGACGCTGCTGTGCCCGCATGGTGCCTTCCCACCGAACAAAGCGTCCCACTTCTCGAAGCTGGTCGTGCCATTCCCGCAAGCACTGTGGgactttttgtacaaaaaattcGGTGGTGGACCGGTGTGCAATCACATCTTTCCGTGTCATATATGCAAGAAGGCAGCAGAAACACTGTCTCGGCGGCAACATTACGAGCTGGAAACATTTACCGCATACAATGACGATTTTATGGTCGCTATGATGGTCGAG GTCAACGATAAACCCACCACAATCTACGCAATTTCCATGGCCTGGTTTCGACAGTGGCAACTGTTTGCCCGCGGTCTTACGAACGAAGATCCTGGACCAATCCAAAACAAATCGATTGCCATACAGGGCGACACCAGTGTGCCACTGCGAAGTGTTCGTCCATTTTCGGATTATGCGCAGATAAACGCGAACCTGTGGCACTTTTTCCACGGTATCTACGGCGGTGGTCCGGAAATTGTTTTGCAGGGCAATCCGGTTCCGCCGCCAGtaacgcagcagcagccacccgCTGCCCAACAGGAGGagcaagcaaaacagcaacaacagcaaccaaag GAACAGGTCTCCGAATCTATGGATGTTTCAGAAGAGGGATATTCAGCGTCTGAAATTGTAGCACGATCGACCACCGTTGCCAAGCAAACGGATCAAGATTCAGCAATCGAAGTAACCATAAGTGAGTcgttaccaccaccacaaccacagcAGCATACGGATGCGGCAAGTGCTTCTGCGATAGCAGGAACGTCAAGTGCACGGCCACAGAAAAGCGTTTCATTTGAAGATACTGATGCGTATTATGATGAGGACACCAGCAATGACGAGCTGGCGGGTGAGAATAGTCATAGCTCCACAAAGCAGCAATCATTCGCTCATGGTTTTAAGcgaaagacacacacaaagacaGGCACGGGTTCATCGCGCCGTCATGAGAGTGGCGGAAAATCATCGGAAGCCTCTGAATCATCACTACCAACGGGATTCAAACGCAAGCAACAACATTCTGCAAGCGTTAAGCATTCGGCGGACGTAATACCTGCACCGATGATGAATGGTGATTGTGTCGGTGTCAACACGGCAACAGCTGCTGTAAGTGCCGCTGTACGTGGAGTGGAGCATCTGGAGATAGGCACCAAAAAAGATCGACGACATCGGGCTAGCTTTATGAAGGCGAACGGATTCTTTGGTCCTGAAG GCAAATATCAAAGCTCATCAAATGACTACAATAACGGTGCAGAAGACGCTATCGTCATCGACACCAACTCGACACTTCCTCGGATAGAATCATTATCCTTTCACTCGATCTCGGGTTCTACCGCTGCTGGCGTAAATGGAGCCGGACGCTCCATTTCCAACTCATTCTCTGTTCCCACTTTTTCCGGACAATCGACACTAGCTAGCAATGTCAGCAAAATGTCTGTCGATGAGCTAACGTCATTGCTGTCCATATCCCAACCGACCACGGATCCGACGGACAGAaccaatagcagcagcagtacaaaTCGGCATGGTGAAGCAGCCGAGTTACACGAGGATGACAATGATAGTAAAACTGGCAGCAGTTCGTTACCCTCGTCTACTACCAGTGCCAAAATGGCGTCTCGCAAGGGACACCATCGTCATGCGGCGAATGCCGGTAGCAACGGTTCGGACGCACTGGCCGGTTCCATGACCGAGAAGATTGCCGGTGGAATGTCACTCGGCCGGAGGAAGCTAAAGATTAAGTACATGAAAAAGTTGGCCGGCCGCAAATCGGGCAACAGTGGTGGTGGACGTGGACGAAACGGGACGTTAAATGACGGGGTGGATGGTGccgacgatggtggtggttcggCGATGGTAACGATGAATGGTGTTAGTGAGCATGTCGTCGGTGGTGGTGAGGGAGAAGGTGTGAAATGA
- the LOC126557934 gene encoding PHAF1 protein CG7083: MLDLEVTPERSLGSTTENWEFVLGMHFSQAVAIIQSQVGIIKGVQVLYSDTNPLNVDIIINMPQDGIRLIFDPVQQRLKTIEVFNMKLVKLKYCSMTFNSPEVVPSIEEIEHSFGATHPGVYDAAKQLFALHFRGLSFYFPVDSKLQPGYAHGLGSLHFPSGASPVVSKMAIYSGVNVIDSRPPPLPLSCYHQQLYLEAATVLRSSAHGTRGLRLQLYTEGSIRSLEPRKQCLTREILFGDSCQDVASNLGAPSRVFFKSEDKMKIHSPSAHRRVQSKRSDFFFNYFTLGIDVLFDARTHKTKKIIMHTNFPGHYNFNMYHRCEFQLELAADKVTEDAPLDAPVTITAYSKWDTIASRLAPAERPVVLHRVGSTNTANVFGSTFSYGYQDIIFEVMPNNYIASVTLYQPATPYHVADWNTTTIATTTTFPAGHSSSYGSSSSSSSSSGRNVLLQDAKPNQANMRITA, translated from the exons ATGCTCGATCTCGAAGTTACTCCAGAGCGTTCGCTCGGTTCGACCACCGAGAATTGGGAATTTGTTCTCG GAATGCATTTTTCTCAAGCAGTTGCCATCATACAGTCTCAAGTAGGAATTATAAAGGGCGTACAGGTGCTTTATtctgatacg AATCCGCTTAACGTAGACATAATCATAAATATGCCCCAGGATGGTATTCGTCTCATATTTGACCCGGTGCAGCAACGGTTGAAGACGATCGAAGTGTTTAACATGAAGCTGGTCAAGCTAAAGTACTGCTCGATGACGTTCAACTCGCCCGAGGTTGTGCCATCGATCGAAGAGATTGAACATTCATTTGGTGCCACGCATCCGGGCGTGTACGATGCCGCCAAGCAGCTGTTTGCGTTGCACTTCCGCGGCTTAAGCTTCTACTTTCCGGTCGACAGCAAGCTGCAGCCCGGTTACGCGCACGGGCTAGGTTCGCTTCACTTTCCCAGCGGTGCCTCACCGGTCGTTTCGAAAATGGCCATCTATTCGGGCGTGAACGTGATCGATAGCCGTCCACCACCGCTCCCGCTTTCCTGCTACCATCAGCAGCTCTATCTGGAGGCCGCGACAGTGCTGCGCAGTAGTGCGCACGGTACCCGTGGTCTGCGGTTGCAGCTGTACACGGAAGGCTCGATCCGATCGCTGGAACCTAGGAAGCAGTGCCTAACGCGGGAAATTTTGTTCGGCGACAGCTGCCAGGATGTGGCAAGCAATCTTGGTGCACCGTCGCGGGTATTTTTCAAAAGTGaagataaaatgaaaatccaTTCCCCGAGCGCCCACCGACGTGTTCAATCGAAGCGGAGTGATTTCTTCTTTAACTACTTTACGCTCGGCATCGACGTGCTGTTCGATGCGCGTAcgcacaaaacgaaaaaaatcattatgcATACGAACTTTCCGGGCCACTACAATTTCAACATGTACCATCGGTGCGAGTTTCAGCTGGAGCTGGCAGCGGACAA GGTCACCGAAGACGCCCCACTGGATGCACCGGTTACGATAACGGCCTACTCCAAGTGGGACACAATAGCGTCCCGTCTAGCACCGGCCGAGCGGCCCGTTGTGCTGCATCGGGTTGGTTCGACCAACACGGCGAACGTGTTCGGTTCGACGTTCAGCTACGGGTACCAGGACATCATTTTCGAGGTAATGCCGAACAATTACATCGCCTCGGTTACGCTCTACCAACCGGCAACCCCTTACCATGTGGCCGATTGGAATACCACGACCATCGCCACCACTACCACGTTCCCAGCCGGTCACAGTAGTAGCTACggaagtagcagcagcagcagcagtagcagtggcCGGAACGTACTGCTCCAGGATGCCAAGCCAAACCAGGCCAACATGCGCATTACCGCATGA
- the LOC126559166 gene encoding NADH dehydrogenase [ubiquinone] 1 alpha subcomplex assembly factor 3 — MNVLQGLGRIAHQSIRRTICTSLIRRSTYESDGKTSVTILNKEADAGLMINSYSQYGFRLNNDMVVIGPMAIFSRTVLSWNVESYEDINDESLSLFCAIEPKIDVLVVGIGDHTITPGFSKKIVDFMKRYKINVEVLGTEQACSTFNFLNAENRVVAAALIPPMTIRVNEDDLMRKQIQVSRSFEVADK; from the exons ATGAACGTCCTGCAGGGACTGGGCAGAATTGCTCACCAATCGATCCGAAGAACCATCTG CACATCCCTGATACGCCGGTCAACGTACGAAAGTGATGGCAAAACGTCCGTGACGATCCTAAACAAGGAAGCAGACGCTGGGCTAATGATCAACTCGTACAGTCAGTATGGGTTCCGGCTTAACAATGATATGGTAGTGATTGGGCCGATGGCTATCTTCTCCCGCACCGTACTATCGTGGAACGTTGAAAGCTACGAGGACATAAACGACGAATCGCTAAGCTTGTTCTGTGCGATTGAACCAAAAATTGATGTCCTGGTGGTGGGAATCGGGGATCACACGATAACGCCCGGATTCTCTAAGAAGATTGTTGATTTTATGAAGCGGTACAAGATTAACGTTGAAGTGCTCGGTACGGAGCAGGCCTGTTCGACGTTCAATTTTCTGAATGCGGAAAATCGCGTCGTTGCTGCAGCATTGATTCCTCCCATGACAATACGCGTGAACGAGGACGATCTGATGCGCAAACAGATACAGGTCAGTCGATCGTTTGAGGTGGCCGACAAATAG
- the LOC126556763 gene encoding serine-rich adhesin for platelets-like translates to MDEEALIARAKEEREKIFQRYDKGREPGAEIDPWEDPQFEVYHQTDRYGFIHDKRLPRKREPHESKALEIEMGRVKKWLKLLGLSSQPTKRSWDDKAVQAKVRKRVFKGIPEKIRGKVWCKLLNLEQVMKEEEGKYKKMLELARNWSTEARQIDKDVNRQFRDHIFYRERYSDMQRSLFNVLVAYSMYNSEVGYCQGMSGLAGVLLMYMKEEEAFWALSILLADAKFAMHGLFIEGFPKLTRFLAHHDKIITKFIPKLKKHFDQCNLDSILYSLKWFFVVFIERIPFSLCLRVWDIYLLDGEKVVTAMAYNILRMHRNHILKLRDMDQIVQYIQTRLCEDFGYDDDTVIKNLEQCMEELRKAGLELPPPPSEIELPKKEFGVFIEPTAAAQIGRRKQEFTETEKEVTETVKLKREITEQEIANLNRIATAPGGSTQQLNTVHIPESEDGGSLLGSSRKSLADTSVTSTADLSVLSGGQSQRSHQAFDFCVDEQNVIPSEDEGDGEASPVSKRKQSTVPSASPGTGHGTTYATASTTSSARPVRHRSATSAIGSTSVVERSPSALQLMTPRAMSPHDVVRIYVPPAPPEEVQKSIGTSIAQNNREPATNGGTVGQRRNRSSRASYNDEDEEEGDGSKTRRNSEIDLYLQQSMNTVSPSVVGNNGSNVAAFGSGKFSDFTSGDFGGGQQQGSLLSSAPLSPVASQSNANYLSNGRSTSSSRRGSMSRKSPAPTLDSEFIIECSHLKNRKYVPPEHHSSHNSLVLSVGGGIPPAYGSRNGSESNIHRMTSFEELAKAKLQHHLSGSGGSGVISGSSSSLLKSAAEDYYTVRQTVSVAKATIASTNNRMARSEIYESIESREESHYDSPRRRPQQQQQQSIDITSDGAGGGGSLQNHKSSRGHKSDYNIQYRALSQQQQTAGPTSPLSDGGGDWVEYRPFKSSSRQNSGNDSSPFDYDPLPTDGGSSGERANVGTERYNRFFNNDEEDDDREDALNGAEEVATYRHREDEDKLLTKSSDDSSTSPPPPPTSTSRPSQLPQYQRQPVSSSGITGSMQRQRPRQRQPPTTSPSHHHHQNGTTPTNEMAPLLPISPSSSSSSAIPVSSIIGGGSGSSVKRKYSTESSSHIPVVGSASSTTSTPTGTRRRGSNASAASATMSSPPVVHSRIPVGLKSPTSPTGSFRSGIPTQKSSGRLASGNSKAADFGERLPQYQYGTTSSGPASLALSPSSFQRAGGTVQGSAGSGLYSSSSRLGSSRSAHQIQSDSNKIRIQINPSQSLSSSGGTTKGG, encoded by the exons ATGGACGAGGAAGCTCTGATAGCGCGTGCGAAGGAGGAACGAGAGAAGATTTTCCAGCGGTACGATAAGGGCCGGGAACCGGGTGCCGAGATCGATCCGTGGGAGGATCCCCAGTTTGAAGTGTACCACCAGACGGATAG GTATGGATTCATCCATGACAAACGGTTACCCCGCAAACGGGAACCGCACGAATCGAAAGCGCTCGAGATCGAGATGGGCCGGGTGAAGAAGTGGCTCAAACTGCTCGGCCTTTCctcccaaccaaccaaacgctCTTGGGACGATAAGGCGGTACAGGCGAAGGTTCGCAAACGCGTGTTCAAAGGCATACCAGAGAAGATACGCGGTAAGGTGTGGTGCAAGCTGCTCAACCTGGAGCAGGTGATGAAGGAGGAAGAGGGTAAATACAAGAAGATGCTCGAACTGGCACGCAACTGGAGTACGGAAGCGCGGCAGATCGATAAGGATGTGAACCGACAGTTTCGGGATCACATCTTTTACCGGGAGCGTTACAGTGACATGCAGCGAAGTCTGTTCAATGTGCTGGTGGCGTACAGTATGTATAACTCCGAG GTTGGCTACTGCCAGGGAATGTCCGGACTGGCTGGTGTACTCTTGATGTACATGAAGGAGGAGGAAGCATTCTGGGCCCTGAGCATCCTGCTGGCGGATGCAAAGTTCGCGATGCACGGTCTCTTCATTGAAG GCTTCCCGAAACTGACCCGTTTTCTAGCACATCACGACAAAATCATAACCAAATTCATACCAAAGCTTAAAAAACACTTTGACCAGTGCAATCTCGACTCGATCCTGTACTCGTTGAAATGGTTCTTTGTTGTGTTTATCGAAAGG ATACCGTTCAGCTTGTGTTTGCGCGTCTGGGATATTTATCTACTCGATGGGGAAAAAGTGGTCACTGCAATGGCGTACAACATACTACGTATGCACCGTAATCATATACTTAAGCTACGAGACATGGATCAAATCGTGCAGTACATTCAG ACGCGGCTTTGTGAAGATTTTGGGTACGATGACGATACGGTGATTAAAAATCTGGAACAATGTATGGAGGAGCTGCGAAAGGCTGGCTTAGAGTTGCCTCCTCCGCCCAGCGAGATTGAACTGCCGAAAAAAGAGTTCGGTGTATTTATAGAACCTACTGCGGCCGCACAG ATTGGTCGACGGAAACAGGAATTTaccgaaacggaaaaggaAGTCACCGAAACGGTCAAACTAAA GCGAGAGATAACTGAACAGGAAATTGCCAATCTTAATCGAATCGCAACCGCACCGGGAGGTTCCACACAACAATTAAATACAG TACACATTCCCGAATCGGAAGATGGTGGGTCACTTCTAGGAAGCTCACGGAAATCGTTGGCCGACACGTCAGTTACATCCACGGCCGATTTGAGTGTGCTTTCCGGTGGGCAAAGTCAACGATCACACCAAGCGTTCGATTTCTGTGTCGACGAACAGAACGTGATCCCGAGTGAGGACGAGGGTGATGGTGAAGCTAGCCCGGT ATCAAAGCGCAAACAGTCGACAGTGCCATCGGCGTCGCCTGGTACCGGCCACGGTACCACGTACGCCAccgcctccaccacctcctCGGCGAGGCCGGTCAGGCATAGAAGTGCAAC ATCCGCCATCGGTTCAACGAGTGTGGTAGAGCGCAGTCCATCCGCACTGCAGCTGATGACTCCACGGGCCATGTCTCCGCACGACGTAGTCCGCATCTACGTACCACCGGCTCCACCGGAAGAGGTGCAAAAGTCCATCGGTACGTCCATCGCCCAAAACAATCGCGAACCAGCAACCAACGGTGGTACGGTGGGACAACGGCGCAATCGTTCTTCGCGTGCCAGTTACAACGACGAGGATGAGGAGGAGGGTGACGGTTCGAAAACACGTCGCAACAGTGAAATTGACCTGTACCTTCAGCAATCGATGAATACCGTCAGCCCATCGGTAGTGGGCAATAATGGGAGTAACGTGGCCGCGTTCGGTAGTGGAAAATTTTCCGACTTTACCAGCGGTGATTTCGGTGGAGGGCAGCAACAAGGGTCCCTGCTTTCGTCGGCACCATTGTCACCGGTGGCATCCCAGAGCAACGCGAATTACCTATCGAATGGACGTTCTACCTCGTCATCCCGGCGGGGCAGCATGTCACGGAAGTCCCCGGCTCCAACGCTCGATAGTGAGTTTATTATCGAGTGTAGTCATTTGAAGAATCGAAAATATGTTCCACCGGAACATCACAGCAGTCACAACAGTCTGGTGCTGAGTGTTGGCGGTGGCATACCACCAGCGTATGGAAGTCGTAACGGATCGGAGTCGAACATTCATCGCATGACGTCGTTTGAAGAATTGGCCAAAGCGAAACTGCAGCATCATCTTTCCGGCAGCGGTGGAAGTGGAGTCATTAgcggcagtagcagcagcttgTTGAAAAGCGCAGCCGAAGATTATTACACCGTGCGACAAACGGTGTCGGTTGCGAAGGCGACAATCGCTTCCACCAACAATCGGATGGCGCGAAGTGAAATTTACGAGTCAATCGAAAGCAGAGAAGAATCTCATTATGATAGTCCACGTCGAcggccacagcagcagcagcagcagtctaTTGATATAACATCcgatggtgctggtggtggtggttcgttGCAAAACCACAAAAGTTCCCGAGGCCATAAGAGCGACTACAACATCCAGTATCGAGCACtttcgcagcagcaacagacgGCCGGTCCAACCTCACCGCTGAGTGATGGTGGAGGCGATTGGGTTGAATATCGGCCATTTAAATCATCATCCCGGCAAAACAGTGGAAACGATAGCTCACCGTTTGATTACGATCCACTACCCACGGATGGTGGCTCGTCTGGGGAACGGGCCAATGTGGGCACGGAACGCTACAATCGTTTCTTTAACAATGATGAAGAGGACGATGATCGGGAGGACGCATTGAATGGAGCGGAGGAAGTCGCCACATACCGTCATCGGGAAGACGAAGATAAGCTATTGACGAAATCGTCCGACGATTCATCCACAagtcctccaccaccacctacCAGCACCAGTCGTCCTTCCCAGTTGCCCCAATACCAGCGGCAACCGGTTAGTTCTTCGGGAATAACGGGCAGTATGCAACGACAGCGACCCCGCCAAAGACAACCACCAACGACAAGCCCgtcccatcatcaccatcaaaatGGTACAACGCCAACGAACGAAATGGCACCGTTGTTACCGATTTCCCCGTCCTCATCGTCGTCCTCGGCCATACCcgtcagcagcatcatcggtGGTGGCAGTGGTAGTAGTGTGAAGCGTAAATATTCTACCGAATCATCCTCACACATACCGGTGGTCGGTTCGGCGTCGTCCACAACCAGCACCCCAACCGGTACGAGACGGCGTGGATCGAACGCATCCGCTGCCAGTGCCACTATGTCTTCTCCACCCGTCGTCCATTCACGCATACCGGTGGGTTTAAAATCGCCCACATCGCCCACCGGTTCGTTCCGGTCTGGAATACCGACACAAAAGTCCTCAGGTCGGTTGGCCTCTGGAAATTCCAAGGCAGCGGACTTTGGTGAACGTTTGCCACAGTATCAGTACGGTACGACTTCATCCGGACCGGCCTCGTTAGCTCTATCGCCATCGTCATTTCAAAGGGCCGGCGGAACGGTGCAAGGATCGGCTGGCTCGGGACTGTACTCAAGCAGCAGTCGGTTAGGATCATCCCGGTCAGCTCATCAGATACAGTCGGACTCGAACAAAATCCGTATTCAAATTAATCCATCACAATCTCTCAGCAGTAGCGGAGGTACGACAAAGGGTGGATAA